In Primulina eburnea isolate SZY01 chromosome 5, ASM2296580v1, whole genome shotgun sequence, a single window of DNA contains:
- the LOC140832480 gene encoding peroxidase 21 codes for MASHCNCNFTSTVILLLLPLLFQFYSGESELQLNYYSESCPEAEQIVKEEVTKLYHKHGNTAVSWIRNLFHDCMVKSCDASLLLDTANGIESEKTSSRNFGMRNFKYIKTIKDALETQCPLTVSCADIVALSARDGVVLLGGPHVGMKTGRKDGKISYVEEIENFIPNHNDTMSLVLSRFRSIGVDTEGTVALLGAHSIGRVHCTNIVHRLYPTIDPTMDPNYAEYLKGRCPSPDPDPRAVEYARNDRITPMTLDNMYYKNVLNHRGLLIIDQQLVSDPNTYPFVEKMASDNGYFHEHFSRALLVLSENNPITGDEGDVRADCRYVNRK; via the exons ATGGCCTCCCATTGCAACTGTAATTTTACTTCAACTGTCATCCTTCTCCTGTTACCGTTACTCTTCCAGTTTTATTCTG GCGAAAGCGAGCTGCAGTTGAATTACTACTCGGAGAGTTGCCCCGAGGCCGAACAAATCGTGAAGGAAGAAGTCACCAAATTGTACCATAAGCATGGAAACACAGCTGTTTCGTGGATTAGAAATCTATTCCATGATTGCATGGTTAAG TCGTGCGATGCGTCGCTGTTATTGGACACTGCAAATGGTATAGAATCGGAGAAGACTTCATCAAGAAACTTTGGGATGAGGAATTTTAAGTACATCAAAACAATCAAAGATGCACTTGAAACCCAATGCCCCCTCACTGTTTCTTGTGCTGATATTGTGGCTCTTTCAGCCAGAGATGGTGTCGTTTTG TTGGGAGGGCCACATGTTGGGATGAAGACTGGGAGAAAGGATGGCAAGATAAGCTATGTGGAAGAAATTGAAAACTTTATCCCTAATCACAATGATACTATGTCTTTGGTTCTTTCAAGATTCCGATCCATTGGAGTTGACACGGAAGGAACTGTCGCTCTTTTAG GTGCACACTCGATAGGACGAGTTCACTGCACGAACATCGTCCATCGACTTTACCCAACCATTGACCCGACAATGGATCCAAACTATGCCGAATACCTCAAAGGGCGATGCCCATCTCCCGATCCGGATCCGAGGGCTGTGGAGTATGCAAGAAATGATCGTATAACCCCAATGACCCTTGATAACATGTACTACAAGAATGTTCTGAACCATAGAGGATTATTGATCATTGACCAACAATTGGTTTCGGATCCTAATACGTATCCCTTCGTGGAGAAGATGGCTTCAGATAATGGCTACTTCCACGAACATTTTTCAAGGGCTCTACTTGTTTTGTCGGAAAATAATCCCATCACAGGGGATGAAGGAGATGTTAGAGCTGATTGTCGATATGTTAATCGTAAATGA